One genomic segment of Paenibacillus sp. FSL H8-0332 includes these proteins:
- a CDS encoding sugar ABC transporter permease, with amino-acid sequence MFLVPALIIFIMFMWVPIFKGFLYSFYTVDFVKGNTFVGLDNYARALTDPDVLIAVQNTLYYMLLCLVIGFWVPIAFAIAISELRKFGGFVRVAAYLPYVMPAVVLYGLWRWLYDPVGPINAVIGSTGAEQIAFLTDTRWSMISLVFMETWQQFGSGMLIYLAAVLSIPRDWYEAAEIDGAGVWARIRHITLPSLRNLILLMLILQVIATSQGYQSQMALLDGGPNNATLTYALLIVKYAFTRLDYGTATALGMLMFVVLGGLGILQFKLNKEDN; translated from the coding sequence ATGTTTCTTGTCCCCGCATTGATTATCTTCATTATGTTTATGTGGGTGCCTATCTTCAAAGGGTTCCTGTACAGCTTCTACACCGTTGATTTCGTCAAAGGCAATACCTTCGTCGGCCTGGACAATTACGCCAGGGCGCTTACCGACCCCGATGTGCTGATTGCTGTCCAAAACACCCTGTACTATATGCTGCTCTGCCTGGTGATCGGCTTCTGGGTTCCGATTGCCTTTGCCATTGCGATCTCTGAGCTGCGGAAATTCGGTGGATTCGTGCGCGTTGCCGCATATTTGCCATATGTCATGCCTGCTGTAGTCCTATACGGGCTGTGGCGTTGGCTGTATGATCCGGTTGGACCGATTAATGCCGTCATCGGCAGCACCGGAGCGGAGCAGATCGCCTTCCTGACAGATACCCGGTGGTCGATGATCTCGCTGGTCTTCATGGAGACCTGGCAGCAGTTCGGCTCGGGGATGCTGATCTATCTTGCTGCGGTGCTTAGTATTCCCCGGGACTGGTATGAGGCCGCCGAGATTGACGGAGCCGGAGTCTGGGCGCGTATCCGCCACATCACCCTGCCTTCGCTGCGTAATCTAATCCTGCTTATGCTAATTCTTCAGGTCATTGCCACCTCACAGGGCTACCAGTCACAGATGGCCTTACTGGACGGGGGGCCGAACAATGCTACGCTGACGTATGCGCTGCTTATTGTGAAGTATGCTTTTACCAGACTGGATTATGGTACGGCGACTGCGCTGGGGATGCTGATGTTTGTTGTTCTGGGCGGTTTGGGCATTCTTCAGTTCAAGCTTAACAAGGAGGACAACTAG
- a CDS encoding extracellular solute-binding protein, giving the protein MRKVSSVFACLLVTGTLLSACGGNSNGNKPAADGGEATPAPAATQAAEESATPSQAPADDITQKKVTIKIHYPTPDLTEVRAQEDDKIKRFQEVYPNVEIVKDDWQYNVSEIGVKMAANEAPTFFNTYATEAKFLIEKGWVADITDLWNNYEFKDQINPVLQNQFIIDGKVYGVTQKGYVTTTMINKKMLDDKSVAVPPMDWTWDDMLNTAKGVADPKKGISGIAPMGKGNEAGWNWTNFLFEAGGEIQKIEGGKVVATFNSEAGIKALDFYKKLRWEAGAVPQDWALGWGDAVGAFQQGRTAMVMAGSDGVIEQALNQGGFKPEDVLTYPMPAAEKGGKHTGVLGGDYLVINPNASKDEQEMAFRYITFDYFSDKGLEALDAIISQRKTDGKYYIPPLLDYYAADSDFGKKTKTVYDKYDIVYQYSPEIMALLDGKPEAQYNTQDYYATMSNVIQELFAKEGTDSKTQLDAAAAMVQQKFFDTIKAE; this is encoded by the coding sequence ATGCGTAAAGTTTCCAGCGTATTCGCCTGCCTCCTGGTCACGGGGACCTTATTGTCCGCTTGCGGGGGCAATAGTAACGGCAACAAGCCGGCGGCTGACGGGGGAGAAGCGACACCTGCACCAGCGGCTACCCAAGCGGCAGAAGAGTCGGCAACCCCGTCACAGGCACCGGCCGATGATATTACCCAGAAAAAGGTAACGATCAAAATCCACTATCCTACGCCTGACCTGACCGAGGTAAGAGCGCAGGAGGATGACAAAATCAAGCGGTTTCAGGAAGTCTATCCGAACGTGGAGATTGTCAAGGACGACTGGCAGTATAATGTAAGCGAGATCGGGGTGAAGATGGCTGCGAACGAAGCGCCTACCTTCTTCAACACGTATGCCACCGAAGCCAAATTCCTGATTGAGAAGGGCTGGGTAGCCGACATCACCGATCTGTGGAACAATTATGAGTTCAAGGATCAGATCAATCCTGTGCTGCAGAACCAGTTCATCATTGACGGCAAGGTGTATGGAGTAACCCAGAAGGGTTATGTCACTACAACAATGATCAACAAGAAGATGCTTGATGACAAAAGTGTAGCTGTACCTCCAATGGACTGGACCTGGGACGACATGCTGAACACAGCCAAAGGAGTGGCCGATCCTAAGAAGGGAATCTCCGGGATTGCGCCAATGGGTAAGGGCAACGAAGCTGGCTGGAACTGGACCAACTTCCTGTTTGAAGCAGGCGGAGAGATCCAGAAGATTGAAGGCGGCAAGGTGGTTGCAACCTTCAATTCCGAAGCCGGGATCAAAGCGCTGGACTTCTATAAGAAGCTGAGATGGGAAGCTGGGGCCGTTCCCCAGGATTGGGCGCTCGGCTGGGGCGATGCTGTAGGCGCCTTCCAGCAGGGCCGCACCGCGATGGTGATGGCCGGATCAGACGGTGTCATTGAACAGGCGCTTAACCAGGGCGGGTTCAAGCCTGAGGATGTGCTGACCTATCCCATGCCTGCGGCTGAGAAGGGCGGCAAGCATACCGGTGTTCTCGGCGGCGACTATCTGGTCATCAACCCGAATGCCAGCAAGGATGAGCAGGAGATGGCCTTCCGTTATATTACCTTCGACTATTTCTCGGATAAAGGCCTGGAAGCGCTCGACGCCATTATCAGCCAGCGTAAAACGGACGGCAAATACTACATCCCGCCGCTTCTGGATTACTATGCTGCGGATTCCGACTTCGGCAAGAAGACCAAGACCGTCTATGACAAGTACGACATTGTATATCAGTACAGTCCCGAAATCATGGCGCTGCTGGACGGCAAGCCTGAAGCCCAGTACAACACACAGGACTATTATGCAACGATGTCCAACGTGATCCAGGAGCTGTTCGCCAAGGAAGGCACAGACTCGAAGACCCAGCTTGATGCGGCGGCCGCAATGGTCCAGCAGAAATTCTTCGATACGATTAAGGCAGAGTAG
- the pflA gene encoding pyruvate formate-lyase-activating protein — MLKGHIHSLETFGTVDGPGIRFVLFMQGCLLKCQYCHNPDTWGLNEGKEMTVEEVLAEIEPYLNYYKSSGGGLTVSGGEPTLQAQFVKQLFTEVKKRWNLHTTLDTNGYNDGSKISDLLDVTDLVLLDLKHIDDEAHIKLTGKSNDRTLKLARWLSDHNRKMWVRHVYVPGIHNKEEDLQNLGRFIGTLNGVEKFEILPYHVMGIYKWKELNRPYELEGVESPSDEEVQRAYRLIEEGRKQSALV, encoded by the coding sequence ATGCTTAAAGGACATATCCACTCTTTGGAGACGTTTGGAACAGTGGATGGCCCGGGTATCCGCTTCGTGCTTTTTATGCAGGGCTGCCTGCTCAAGTGTCAGTATTGCCACAACCCGGATACCTGGGGACTGAATGAAGGCAAGGAAATGACCGTCGAGGAAGTGCTGGCGGAAATTGAGCCTTACCTGAATTATTATAAATCGTCCGGGGGCGGTCTGACCGTATCCGGTGGTGAACCGACGCTGCAGGCGCAGTTCGTCAAGCAATTGTTCACCGAAGTGAAGAAACGCTGGAATCTGCACACCACCCTTGATACCAACGGCTATAATGATGGATCGAAAATCAGCGACCTGCTGGATGTTACCGACCTGGTGCTCTTGGATCTCAAGCACATTGATGATGAAGCGCACATCAAGCTGACCGGCAAATCCAATGACCGTACCTTGAAGCTGGCCCGCTGGTTATCAGACCATAACCGTAAAATGTGGGTTCGCCATGTGTACGTTCCCGGCATTCACAATAAGGAAGAGGATCTGCAGAATCTCGGCCGCTTCATTGGCACGCTGAATGGAGTAGAGAAATTCGAAATCCTGCCTTATCATGTGATGGGGATCTACAAATGGAAGGAACTGAACCGTCCCTATGAGCTTGAAGGGGTGGAATCACCTTCCGATGAAGAAGTGCAGCGTGCGTACCGGCTGATTGAAGAAGGCCGTAAACAGTCTGCTCTGGTATAA
- a CDS encoding extracellular solute-binding protein — translation MRKSLTLLLSLMFVTSALLTGCGGNKNNAANSKGEPAATEEAAATNAAATEEPASAEPFEMTIRHTQVGADKQKRLAILEDVVGKVQADVPGLTFKLDGVDSDVNRKEKLRGEMAAGNPPEIFDLFGSPDSKIYAKEGKLLDLTPILDELGIKDKFSNLDPFTYEGKIYGLPIGGSGEGFFYNKEYYTGKGWKAPATFAELEQQLADIKADGKVPMAGASKAGWVPLMLANHLWSRYAGPDVTAKFATGEAKWNDPNVVKGLAKYKEWVDKGYFKKGELGFEYAEYTTQFTSGEAILMYDGTWKSSVFKAGQSGEGLIGKVGFFNIPGVEGGVGDQTALMRDVNNGYGFSASAGEDERQLAAVKSFIKNMFNEEMQLRGLVEDGVLPAMKIDPAVLNKNITDDLMSEIVAVLNSSQSSFPAFDSLVQADVTTEISNIQIQSLIGGQTTPEKMGEALQKIQEEANAAVE, via the coding sequence ATGAGAAAAAGTCTAACACTGCTATTGTCCCTGATGTTCGTTACTTCAGCGCTGCTGACTGGCTGCGGAGGTAACAAGAATAATGCTGCCAATAGTAAAGGTGAGCCGGCGGCGACGGAAGAGGCTGCTGCTACGAATGCTGCCGCAACTGAAGAACCGGCAAGTGCTGAACCTTTTGAGATGACGATCCGTCATACTCAGGTTGGGGCAGACAAACAGAAACGACTGGCTATTCTGGAGGATGTGGTGGGCAAGGTGCAGGCGGATGTGCCTGGACTGACCTTCAAGCTCGATGGTGTAGATTCGGATGTGAACCGTAAAGAGAAGCTGCGCGGTGAAATGGCGGCTGGTAACCCTCCGGAGATCTTCGACCTGTTCGGTAGCCCGGACTCCAAGATCTATGCCAAAGAAGGCAAGCTGCTTGATCTGACCCCTATTCTCGATGAATTAGGCATCAAAGACAAGTTCTCCAATCTGGACCCGTTCACCTATGAAGGCAAAATCTACGGCCTGCCCATCGGCGGCTCCGGAGAAGGCTTCTTCTATAATAAAGAATACTATACCGGCAAGGGCTGGAAGGCTCCGGCCACCTTCGCCGAACTGGAGCAGCAGCTGGCCGATATTAAAGCGGATGGTAAAGTGCCAATGGCTGGTGCTTCCAAAGCAGGCTGGGTACCGCTGATGCTGGCCAACCATCTCTGGTCCCGTTATGCCGGACCGGATGTGACCGCGAAGTTCGCTACCGGTGAAGCGAAGTGGAATGATCCCAACGTAGTCAAGGGCTTGGCGAAATATAAGGAATGGGTGGATAAAGGCTACTTCAAGAAGGGCGAGCTGGGCTTCGAATATGCTGAATATACCACCCAGTTCACCAGCGGAGAAGCAATCCTGATGTACGACGGAACCTGGAAGTCTTCCGTATTCAAGGCCGGACAATCCGGCGAAGGCCTGATCGGTAAGGTCGGCTTCTTCAATATTCCGGGGGTTGAAGGCGGAGTAGGGGATCAGACGGCACTGATGCGCGATGTGAACAACGGTTATGGCTTCTCAGCTTCGGCAGGTGAAGATGAGCGGCAGCTTGCGGCGGTGAAATCCTTCATTAAAAATATGTTCAATGAAGAAATGCAGCTGCGCGGTCTGGTTGAGGACGGTGTCCTGCCTGCCATGAAGATCGATCCGGCTGTGCTGAACAAGAACATTACAGATGATCTGATGAGCGAGATCGTCGCGGTGTTGAACAGTTCCCAATCCTCCTTCCCGGCCTTTGACTCGCTGGTGCAGGCGGATGTCACCACTGAGATCAGTAATATCCAGATTCAGAGCCTGATCGGCGGGCAGACGACTCCGGAGAAGATGGGCGAAGCACTCCAGAAGATTCAGGAAGAGGCCAACGCGGCAGTGGAATAA
- a CDS encoding carbohydrate ABC transporter permease, which produces MKSADRGILSEHDLKKTSNRVVYGIMVLFIVLMIFSMLYPILMTMFNGLKSNIEVNSFPPHFFPQEWHFGNLKDALNYIDLAMFLRNTLYIFVGNMVATLIVLGLASFSISRMNVPYRKAFYFFFLMTLFIPATSYMIPNFVNLKELGLLNQYAAFWLPAGANTFFFLLLKNFFDGIHPEILEAARMDGASEPRSFFTIAVPLSVPIFATLAIFIFSTAWNDWFWPSLVMHSEEKYTLATAIYKYVINVKALNTNIKFAILFIVSLPPILVFLVFQKFIMRGVSLSAVKG; this is translated from the coding sequence ATGAAGAGCGCAGACAGAGGGATTCTCTCGGAGCATGATCTTAAGAAAACCAGCAACAGGGTTGTTTACGGAATTATGGTGCTGTTCATTGTCCTGATGATATTCAGCATGCTGTACCCCATCCTCATGACGATGTTCAACGGGCTGAAGTCGAATATCGAGGTCAATTCCTTTCCGCCGCATTTTTTCCCGCAGGAATGGCATTTCGGCAATCTGAAGGATGCGCTGAATTATATCGATCTGGCCATGTTTCTGCGGAACACCCTGTATATTTTTGTAGGAAATATGGTCGCTACCTTAATTGTACTGGGACTCGCGTCTTTCAGTATCTCGCGGATGAATGTGCCTTACCGCAAGGCCTTCTATTTCTTCTTCCTGATGACGCTGTTCATTCCGGCCACGAGCTATATGATTCCGAACTTTGTCAATCTGAAGGAGTTGGGTCTGCTCAATCAATATGCGGCCTTCTGGCTGCCGGCAGGCGCGAACACGTTCTTCTTCCTGCTGCTTAAGAACTTTTTCGACGGAATTCATCCCGAGATTCTGGAAGCCGCGCGGATGGACGGGGCCTCGGAGCCAAGAAGCTTTTTCACCATCGCGGTGCCGCTGTCGGTTCCGATTTTTGCAACACTGGCGATCTTCATCTTCTCCACAGCCTGGAACGACTGGTTCTGGCCGTCGCTGGTCATGCACAGTGAGGAGAAGTATACGCTCGCTACCGCCATCTATAAGTACGTTATCAATGTAAAAGCACTGAACACGAACATCAAATTTGCGATTCTATTTATTGTCTCTCTGCCGCCGATCCTGGTGTTCCTGGTCTTCCAGAAGTTCATTATGCGCGGAGTTTCATTGTCGGCGGTCAAAGGCTAG
- the adhE gene encoding bifunctional acetaldehyde-CoA/alcohol dehydrogenase: MAVKNEVAAQVKQTTAEEYIQVLVDKAKKAHEAFMGLDQEQTNTIVHAMALAGLDKHMYLAKLAVEETGRGVYEDKITKNIFSTEYIWHGIKYDKTVGVIEDNVYDSFQKIAEPVGIIMGITPVTNPTSTTMFKALISAKTRNPIIFGFHPSAQECSAAAAKILHDAGVAAGAPENFIQWIELPTMDKTNALMNNPDVALILATGGSAMVKAAYSCGKPALGVGPGNVPAFIEKSADIDQAVTDLILSKTFDNGMICASEQAVIIEEAIFDQVKKKMIANGCYFVNKEEAAKLTSGAMNVEKCAVNPAIVGQSAVKIAEMCGIQVPAGTKILVAELEGVGTKYPLSAEKLSPVLACYKVKNADQGIERAAQIVEFGGMGHSSAIHSNNEEVIMKFSNRLQTGRILVNSPSTHGAIGDIYNTNIPSLTLGCGSYGRNSVSQNVTAINLINVKRVNRRTVNMQWFKVPDKIYFEKGATQYLAKMPDITRVAIITDPMMVKLGYVERVEHYLRQRQTPVAIEVFSEVEPDPSTTTVEKGAAMMHRFQPDCIIALGGGSPMDAAKGMWLFYEHPDADFNGLKQKFMDIRKRVYKFPKLGNKAKFVAIPTTSGTGSEVTSFAVITDKTTGNNTKYPLADYELTPDVAIIDPEFVYSLPKTAVADTGMDVLTHAIEAYVSVMASDYTDGLAIKAIQLVFQWLEKSALQGDKLAREKMHNASTLAGMAFANAFLGINHSLAHKWGGQYHTAHGRTNAILMPHVIRYNAKKPTKFASFPKYSHFVADERYAEIARILGLPARTTEEGVTSLINAIRDMNKKLGIEESFSALGFDPKDFEARVDYLADRAFEDQCTTANPKMPLVSELADVYRNAFYGKFDN; this comes from the coding sequence ATGGCAGTTAAAAACGAAGTCGCCGCCCAAGTGAAACAAACCACCGCTGAAGAGTATATTCAGGTTTTGGTGGATAAAGCAAAGAAAGCCCACGAAGCGTTCATGGGCCTGGATCAAGAGCAGACAAACACAATCGTTCATGCAATGGCGCTGGCCGGACTCGACAAGCATATGTACCTGGCCAAACTGGCTGTTGAAGAAACAGGACGCGGAGTATACGAAGACAAAATTACGAAGAATATCTTCTCCACTGAATATATCTGGCACGGAATTAAGTACGACAAGACTGTAGGCGTTATTGAGGATAACGTTTATGACAGCTTCCAGAAGATTGCTGAACCCGTCGGAATCATTATGGGTATCACACCGGTAACCAACCCAACGTCCACCACGATGTTTAAAGCTTTGATTTCCGCAAAGACACGTAACCCTATTATATTCGGTTTCCACCCGTCGGCGCAAGAGTGCAGTGCGGCAGCAGCCAAAATTCTGCATGATGCAGGCGTAGCAGCCGGCGCACCTGAGAACTTCATCCAATGGATTGAACTTCCTACGATGGACAAAACAAACGCACTGATGAACAATCCGGACGTTGCACTGATTCTGGCAACCGGCGGATCGGCAATGGTCAAAGCAGCTTACAGCTGCGGCAAACCGGCACTCGGCGTAGGTCCTGGTAACGTGCCTGCCTTCATTGAGAAGAGTGCTGACATTGATCAGGCTGTAACAGACCTTATCCTGTCGAAGACTTTCGATAATGGTATGATCTGTGCTTCCGAGCAGGCAGTCATCATTGAAGAAGCTATCTTCGATCAAGTGAAGAAGAAAATGATTGCAAACGGCTGTTACTTTGTGAACAAAGAAGAAGCTGCCAAGCTGACAAGCGGCGCAATGAACGTTGAGAAATGTGCGGTTAACCCGGCTATCGTTGGCCAATCCGCAGTGAAGATCGCTGAAATGTGCGGCATTCAGGTTCCTGCCGGAACGAAGATTTTGGTAGCTGAGCTCGAAGGTGTAGGCACTAAATATCCATTGTCCGCTGAGAAGCTGAGCCCGGTTCTGGCTTGCTACAAAGTGAAGAATGCTGACCAGGGTATCGAACGCGCAGCTCAAATCGTTGAATTTGGCGGCATGGGCCACAGCTCGGCTATCCATTCCAATAATGAAGAAGTCATCATGAAGTTCTCCAACCGTCTGCAAACCGGACGTATTCTCGTCAACTCGCCATCCACACACGGCGCAATCGGCGATATTTACAACACCAATATCCCTTCATTGACACTGGGCTGCGGATCTTATGGACGCAACTCGGTATCGCAGAACGTGACTGCAATCAATCTGATCAACGTGAAAAGGGTGAACCGTCGTACCGTGAATATGCAATGGTTTAAAGTACCTGACAAGATTTACTTCGAAAAGGGAGCCACTCAGTATCTGGCCAAAATGCCTGATATCACTCGTGTAGCAATAATTACTGACCCTATGATGGTGAAGCTGGGCTATGTGGAAAGAGTGGAGCACTATCTGCGCCAGCGTCAGACTCCTGTAGCGATCGAAGTATTCTCGGAAGTTGAACCAGATCCATCGACGACTACTGTAGAAAAAGGCGCGGCAATGATGCACAGATTCCAGCCTGACTGCATTATCGCACTCGGCGGCGGTTCCCCAATGGATGCTGCCAAGGGCATGTGGCTGTTCTACGAACATCCGGATGCAGACTTCAACGGTCTGAAGCAGAAGTTCATGGATATCCGCAAACGGGTATACAAATTCCCTAAGCTCGGCAACAAAGCAAAATTCGTTGCGATTCCAACAACTTCGGGTACCGGTTCTGAAGTAACATCATTCGCAGTTATCACAGACAAGACAACAGGCAATAATACGAAGTATCCTCTGGCCGATTATGAGCTGACTCCAGATGTAGCCATTATCGATCCGGAATTTGTATACAGCTTGCCTAAGACTGCTGTTGCCGATACTGGTATGGACGTATTGACCCATGCTATCGAAGCTTATGTATCTGTAATGGCCAGTGACTACACCGATGGTCTGGCAATCAAAGCGATTCAGCTGGTATTCCAGTGGCTGGAGAAATCCGCACTGCAAGGCGATAAGCTGGCCCGTGAGAAAATGCACAACGCTTCAACACTTGCCGGTATGGCATTTGCGAATGCATTCCTGGGGATTAACCACAGCTTGGCGCACAAATGGGGCGGACAGTATCACACAGCACACGGCCGCACCAATGCGATCCTGATGCCGCATGTTATCCGCTACAATGCCAAGAAGCCTACGAAGTTCGCTTCGTTCCCTAAATATTCGCACTTTGTAGCTGACGAACGGTATGCCGAAATCGCCCGTATTCTGGGATTGCCGGCTCGTACTACCGAAGAAGGCGTAACCAGCCTGATCAATGCCATCCGCGACATGAACAAAAAACTCGGTATCGAAGAATCCTTCTCGGCTCTTGGTTTCGATCCTAAGGACTTTGAAGCCCGCGTAGATTACCTGGCTGACCGTGCATTTGAAGACCAATGTACAACTGCCAACCCTAAAATGCCGCTGGTATCTGAGCTTGCCGATGTATACCGCAACGCATTCTACGGAAAATTCGATAACTAA
- the pflB gene encoding formate C-acetyltransferase — MSVIEKEVQEVKSSWRNFTKGTWAKKVDVNNFIAKNIKPYEGNEDFLVGPTSNTTELWKIISQLSKEERERGGVWDVSLDTVSTITSHNPGYIDKDKEQIVGVQTDAPFRRSIQPFGGIKMMIDATKAYGFELPQNIVDMFTNIRKTHNQGVFDAYTPDMRAVRKSGVITGLPDAYGRGRIIGDYRRIALYGIDFLIKDKKQQLTELEVDSMTEEVIRLREELSEQMRALGELKQMAAAHGMDISKPAVNFKEATQWVYFGYLAAVKEQNGAAMSLGRVSSFLDIYVQRDFEEGTLTEEQAQEIVDHFVMKLRIVKFLRTPDYNDLFSGDPTWVTESIGGMAEDGTTRVTKNSFRFLHTLYNLGPAPEPNLTVLWSEKLPEGFKKYCAKVSIETSAIQYENDDVMRPYWGEDYAIACCVSPMRIGKQMQFFGARANLAKALLYAINGGKDEKSGAQVGPEYPAITSEYLDYDEVMKRFKPMMEWLAKTYVNTLNIIHYMHDKYSYERIEMALHDRDILRTMACGIAGLSVAADSLSAIKYAKVKPIRNEEGIAIDFETEGEFPCYGNNDDAVDGIAVELVETFMSMIRKNKTYRDAVPTQSVLTITSNVVYGKKTGTTPDGRKKGEPFAPGANPMHGRDKKGALASLNSVAKLPYSDAQDGISNTFSIVPKALGKDEDSRKSNLVFMMDGYFHNNAQHLNVNVFNREQLLDAMDHPENYPQLTIRVSGYAVNFIKLTREQQMDVINRTFHDSM; from the coding sequence ATGTCGGTGATTGAAAAAGAAGTACAAGAGGTTAAGTCGAGCTGGAGAAATTTCACAAAGGGTACATGGGCTAAGAAAGTTGACGTTAATAACTTTATTGCCAAGAACATCAAGCCTTATGAAGGAAATGAAGATTTCCTCGTAGGTCCTACCAGCAACACTACTGAACTGTGGAAGATTATCTCCCAACTGAGTAAGGAAGAAAGAGAAAGAGGCGGCGTATGGGATGTTTCCCTCGATACTGTCTCCACCATCACTTCCCATAACCCAGGCTACATTGACAAGGACAAGGAACAGATTGTCGGCGTTCAGACTGACGCGCCTTTCAGACGTTCTATCCAACCGTTCGGCGGTATCAAGATGATGATCGATGCTACTAAGGCTTACGGCTTCGAGCTTCCGCAGAATATCGTTGACATGTTCACGAACATCCGCAAAACGCATAACCAAGGCGTATTTGATGCATATACACCAGATATGAGAGCTGTGCGTAAATCGGGCGTAATCACAGGTCTTCCTGATGCTTATGGCCGCGGACGTATCATCGGCGACTATCGCCGTATTGCTCTGTACGGTATTGATTTCCTGATCAAAGACAAGAAGCAACAACTGACTGAGCTTGAAGTGGATTCCATGACAGAAGAAGTTATCCGTCTGCGTGAAGAACTGTCCGAGCAAATGCGTGCTCTTGGCGAACTGAAACAAATGGCTGCAGCTCATGGTATGGATATCTCCAAACCGGCTGTCAACTTCAAAGAAGCTACACAATGGGTATACTTCGGTTATCTGGCGGCTGTTAAAGAGCAGAATGGTGCGGCAATGTCCCTTGGACGCGTATCTTCCTTCCTTGACATCTATGTTCAACGTGACTTTGAAGAAGGTACTCTGACTGAAGAACAAGCTCAAGAAATCGTTGACCATTTCGTAATGAAGCTGCGTATCGTGAAATTCCTGCGTACGCCTGACTATAACGACCTGTTCTCCGGCGACCCTACTTGGGTAACAGAATCCATCGGTGGTATGGCTGAAGACGGTACAACTCGCGTAACCAAAAACAGCTTCCGCTTCCTGCATACCCTGTACAATCTGGGACCGGCTCCAGAACCAAACCTGACTGTACTGTGGTCCGAGAAGCTGCCTGAAGGCTTCAAAAAATATTGTGCCAAGGTATCCATTGAGACCAGCGCTATCCAATATGAGAACGATGATGTTATGCGTCCATACTGGGGTGAAGATTATGCAATTGCCTGCTGCGTATCCCCAATGCGTATCGGTAAGCAAATGCAGTTCTTCGGTGCCCGTGCCAACCTGGCTAAGGCTCTGCTGTATGCGATCAATGGCGGTAAAGATGAGAAATCCGGTGCTCAGGTAGGTCCTGAATATCCTGCGATCACTTCTGAATATCTGGATTATGATGAAGTAATGAAACGCTTCAAACCAATGATGGAATGGCTGGCTAAGACTTATGTCAACACGCTGAACATCATTCACTATATGCATGACAAATATTCCTACGAACGTATCGAAATGGCGCTGCATGACCGCGACATTCTGCGTACGATGGCTTGCGGTATCGCCGGACTGTCCGTTGCTGCTGACTCCCTGAGCGCAATCAAATATGCTAAGGTTAAGCCAATCCGCAACGAAGAAGGCATTGCCATCGACTTTGAAACTGAGGGTGAATTCCCTTGCTACGGTAACAATGACGACGCTGTTGACGGCATCGCTGTTGAACTGGTTGAAACCTTCATGTCGATGATCCGCAAAAACAAAACTTATCGTGATGCTGTGCCGACTCAATCGGTACTGACTATCACTTCGAACGTTGTATATGGTAAAAAGACTGGTACTACTCCTGATGGACGTAAAAAAGGCGAACCATTCGCTCCTGGTGCTAACCCAATGCACGGACGCGATAAGAAGGGCGCCCTGGCATCCCTGAACTCTGTTGCCAAACTGCCTTACTCTGATGCACAAGATGGTATCTCTAACACCTTCTCCATCGTTCCTAAGGCACTGGGTAAAGACGAAGATTCCCGTAAGTCCAACCTGGTATTCATGATGGATGGATATTTCCACAATAACGCTCAGCACTTGAACGTTAACGTATTTAACCGTGAGCAGCTGCTTGACGCTATGGATCACCCAGAGAACTATCCACAGTTGACCATTCGCGTATCCGGCTATGCTGTTAACTTCATCAAGCTGACCCGTGAACAACAGATGGATGTTATCAACCGTACATTCCACGATTCCATGTAA